From the genome of Uranotaenia lowii strain MFRU-FL chromosome 1, ASM2978415v1, whole genome shotgun sequence, one region includes:
- the LOC129740091 gene encoding uncharacterized protein LOC129740091 has protein sequence MAKLIVLTTLLLIGINGWLLEEKSSQVSALSIGYELLAAMLDTLNANVQKANKLSEEQFKALKEELSSIRETVRSIESRTKENSAGKTDRNAYNWRTTEDPRKENSVTPRVPTRNWQTFYGRRRQNSVTPHVTIRNTSRTKENYAGQTDSNDYVI, from the exons ATGGCAAAACTGATAGTGCTCACAACATTACTACTCATCGGAATAAACGGATGGTTGTtggaagaaaaaagttctcAGGTGTCAGCACTAAGCATCGGTTACGAACTTTTAGCTGCCATGTTGGATACTCTTAATGCGAA TGTGCAAAAGGCTAACAAATTATCCGAAGAACAGTTCAAGGCGTTGAAGGAAGAGCTCTCTAGTATACGGGAAACTGTACGGAGCATCGAATCTCGAACGAAAGAAAACTCCGCTGGAAAAACCGACAGAAATGCATATAATTGGCGAACTACCGAAGATCCGAGGAAGGAGAATTCTGTGACACCCCGTGTACCAACAAGAAATTGGCAAACTTTCTATGGAAGGAGAAGGCAAAATTCTGTGACGCCCCATGTAACAATAAGGAACACATCTCGAACGAAAGAAAACTACGCTGGACAAACCGACAGTAATGACTATGTTATATAA